The Drosophila bipectinata strain 14024-0381.07 chromosome 3L, DbipHiC1v2, whole genome shotgun sequence region TACCACAAATAGTGctaatatatttttggaaaatttgcaAGTAGCGTGTGCGAAGGCGACATGATAATAATTTGTTCTATTTGTATACACTGCATGTTTGaattattgtaaaaaaaacacagaattGGAGCCGCCTTAAGCCGAAAACGTTATTGGAGTCCCTTGCCAAGTAGTTGGTTGCGCCCCCCAAACAAAGTCACCCAATATGATGATTCAAGAGCCCGTACAGGTAAATCGATAGCTTCTTCATGCACCTGACTGCTTTCTAATCTCCCTCTGTCTCGTTCCACCAAAAGGCCGCCATATGGCATTGTATGAATTACTACGACCTCAAAGATGCTGTTTTCCTGGCGGAGCGACTGTGCGCGGAAGGTAAAGGTCAAGGTCCTCTAGGTTTCCAGAttcattaattatttatactttgtttatttgaatttttttacaGTGGAGAGCGACGATACGATATTCCTGCTGGGCACTAGTTACTTTCGCTCTAATCAGGTGCACCAGGCCTATTGGCTCCTGAAAGAGAAGGGGCGTAAGTCACCACAGTGCCGATTCCTACAAGCCAAATGCGCCTACGAGCTTAAGAAGTTTGCCGAAGCGGAGAGTGCACTGATCGCGTCCGGGTTCGCGGACAACAAAAACTTCGAAGAACTCCAAAAAGACTTTGGAGAGTTGGCCTGTTTCGCCTATCAACTGATGGCGCAGATCTGCGTGCGAACGGAGCGCAATAAACTGGCCGTTAGTGCGCTACGACGTGCCCTCAAACTTAATCCTTTCATGTGGCACGCCTTTGCTGACCTGTGCCTGCTGGGCCAGGACACAGACGCGGCATCTATATTCCAAATTCAAAGTACGGATGTGTTCAACACCTGTCAAGGTAGCAGCGCCAACTCAATGGTGCTCTTCGGCGCCGAACCGCACCTACAACAACAGCAGGTGAACCAGTCGCTCGTTAATAACCTAAGCAATATTTCAAACTACATATTGACCACCCCGGTggaccagcaacagcagcaatcaCAGCAGCTCATCcagaatcaaaatcaaaaccaGAACCATAACAGCAATCTGATGACGCCcataaacaacaataataacaataacaatctCAACAGCTCGATCAGTATGCTCCGCGGAGGTAGTCTGATGCAAAACTCCAGCATGCTGGCGTTGCTGGAAGACACTCCAATGGGGGGCTTCACACACGATTCGTCTgtgcagcaacaccagcagctaTATGACATGAGCAGCGGTACACCGTTTCGAAAGCAATTCAAATATCTTTCGGCCATCTCACCACCTACTCCTAGCTTCGGTGTCATGCCTCTGACTAGTCCATGCACCGGCGGCGATGGCTCCTTTATTGGTGCCCACACTCCCGTAATGAACATCAGCAGCTATTCTCCGATGCCGCAGATGCTGGTTGAGGTTAATCAGGAGCCCAAGATAATGGGCAAGAAACTGAAAACGCACGTCGGTGGACTAATAAATCGCAAAGAGAGCAGCCTTAACAAGCCCGCCGTTTTTGCTCAGGCGGGAAACATCACTCCCCGCACTCCAAATAACAACAATGTGGGCAATAATGGTAATATAAACGTTGCGCCCAACGCTAATGCTGCAGTGCGTCGCAGTTCGCGACTGTTTAGTAACTCCGCGTACTCGGTTAAGGAGAATAACAAATCACCCAACATAACCAACAATAAATTTGTGCAACCACGCTCGCCGCCTAGGAAAACCAAGTCGCGGATGACTAAGATCTGCCTGAATAACGAACTGATCGAGGAAAAGTCTCATCACCTCTCCGAAAAGCGTAAGGAAAAGGTGGAAACCATCACATCATCGGGAGCAAACAACAACGCTAATGGGCGCACTGCCGCCGAAGAGGCAAAAGTGCTGCTAAACAATAGCCTCAACAATGCCCAAACGATGGCCCATCAGCTGTTGGGACTGAAGAAGCAATCTGCCGACGGACTGATGGCTCTGCTTCGTGACTTAGCCGAAGCCTATCAACTGTTGTCCAACTTCCAGTGCAAGGCTGCTATAAAGCAGTTGGAGACGACGATACCAAAAAATCATCTTAATTCCAGTTGGGTGCAGTCACTGATTGGACTGGCAAGGTACGAGATGCGCGAGTATGAGAATGCAGTAACAATCTTTGAAAGCATTCATAAGGCAGAGCCATGTCGCCTAGATTATATGGAGATCTACTCAAGCTCTTTGTGGCACTTGCAACGAGAGGTGGAACTCTCTTCTTTGGCCCAGGATTTGATCAACCAGAACAAGACTAATCCGGTGACCTGGTGTGTATCCGGCAATTGTTTCTCCCTTCAAAAGGAACACGAAACCGCTATCAAGTTCTTCAAACGGGCCGTGCAAGTGGATCCGGACTTTGTCTACAGCTACACTCTCTTGGGACATGAGCTAGTACTGACCGAGGAGTTCGACAAAGCAATGGATTACTTCAGAGCAGCAGTGGTGCGCGATCCCCGCCACTACAACGCCTGGTTCGGTATTGGTACCATCTACTCAAAGCAGGAAAAGCACGAACTGGCGGAGATTCACTATGTGAAAGCACTGAAAATAAATCCACAGAACTCTGTAATCCTAGTCCACATAGGCGCTATGCAGTACTGCATGAAGAAAAAGGACCTATCCCTGCAGACACTAAACACAGCCGCGGCCTTGGACCCCAAAAATCCTTTGACCCGTTTTCATCGGGGTTCGATATACTTTTCGCTTGGTAAGTATCAAGAGGCACTGCGGGAGCTGGAAGAGCTTAAGGAGATAGTACCCAAGGAATCGGTGGTGTTTTATCTTATTGGCAAGATACACAAGACACTTGGAAACATGGACCTGGCTCTGATGCACTTTAGCTGGGCCACCGATCTCGATCCAAAGGGTGCCAACAACCAAATCAAAGATGCCTTCGACTCCATGGCCCATCCCAGCTGTTGTCCGGCCAACAACACAGCGCTGGACGTTGATCTGGAGCCCACCTCTGAGCGTTCGGATGATTCTACACAGGCGCAACAAGACGGCAGTTATGAAAGCGAGTACTAGAGATCGACACTATATCCACGCGGTTGTATatacataaaacaaaatacgCAAACAGCAAGAGCATAAAAATGTGGTGGCGAGATGAGTCAAAAAAACCCAGATTGATTGCTGCTGATTTGTCGCCGAGGGGAGAAGCAAACCAATTATGAATTATAATAAAGTCTAGATAACGTTTAGAATtagtaatttaaaatatacaacaaAGTAAAAGGTTTAAACAAAATTGTGCACTCTGAAAGTCtaaggcaaaaacaaaaaaaaattaaataccaCTTATAAATATACGAAAAATGTATATCTTATGAATTTTAGGGAGATTTATACGACATTTGGGAAAAATTATGAACTACATAttacttatttaatttaagcTGGACTTCGTCATCTTGATTTATAGAAAATTGAACGATCTGCTCGTGAGTCAGACGTTGTATAATATCCAAAACGCTTTGCAAGCGACTCAATTCCACATTAAGCATGGTGGCCATTGCAGGAAGGTGATCTTCAATTAGAATATACTGCCTCGGACACTCTACGTTTAATATGGTGCATATATCTTTGGTTCCAAATATTTCTCCAATGGAATCGCTCAAGGAGATTGTCATAGAGCTATCGGAATCTGCGTCTGGTGGGTCCACGCCCTCTGTGGTAAGCATTGGTGTCGACTCTGGTGTGGGGCACAATTCTTGAAGTTGAACTGCGGGAGTCGTCAAAGATTGATTGTGTACAAAGATGGCTTTTTCCTTCGTAGGTGGCAACTGGTGAACAAAATGCGCTGGGTATTGAAGAGGGAGCTTTGATGTAGAGGGTAATGTATCTAATAAGGGTGGATGTTCTATAGTTTTAGAAAGTGTGTGGGATTCAGCAGGCGGCTTTCTTTTTCGTCCTGGCTTACATTTTGGCTGAGTATCTGCCTTTCTTTTTCGATTTACCGTGCGACCAGAACCTTCTGATGCTTTGGATATTAGTTTCTTGTCTTCTTTTTCCTGCTTGAGATACATAATCCTAGTAGATCGGTGAAGAGATTGAACTTTTTCATCTGGTTTAAAATACAACGTATCTTCTGAGGCCCCTGCTGAATTAGCTGTCTCTTCATTCTTTAAATGGACGATTTTGGTTGGACAGAGCTGCTGGCATAATATCTGACTACACTCCTCCTGGGTTTCCCCAAACAATTGCGGAGATTTGCATGTTCGTGCAGAATTGGCCAATGATCGGGACTCCTTTTCGATCAACCTTAGAGATCGTCGTTTCTGGGAGCACTCATTTTCTTGCTCAAACTCCGAAAAATATGTTGAGGCCACACTTGGATTCGGAGATGTTACActcattatttaaaaacaagaataaGCACCAGATATAACAttttaacaatattttaaacTTCCGTTGGAcagttataaatttttttgattaaaactTATCGAATGTAATCGATATTTTATGGCTTATACCAGAGCCCTATGCTTAGGGCTGACAAGTATGTACAAAGTTAATAACAtgatgaatttaaaaaaacaaactacaaacatttttgttagTAGCTCCTATTTACTTATACTTTTTACACCGAAATAAGTTTCCGATAAGTCTATTTAGTTGataaacacatacatatatatgtgcATTTTACATATGTAAATGAGAAAGAATATTGATAAATTCATATTcaaagataaaatatttatctaaaaaaaaaaatactccaaAGGATCTATCAATTCCACCAACACTGACATCAGTTTCCTCATTTTGTTCCAAACATAATTCCAAAAACAGCGACTTAACAAAAGCGGTGGCCAAGTTTCTAGAGAAACccacaatttattaaatttaaatcaataacAACTAAATGATGCTTTGACTAAGGCCACGATCGTTTGGCTTCATTCCCTTCGTACTTGCCGCGGTACTTGAGACCGGTCACTAGCGTTGAACTCTTTGGGAACGCAGTCTGTCCATTGAATTTAGTGTCCGTCTCTGGATTGAACCGCAAATATTCGTACTGAATGTGTAGGTTCTCTGGTAGTTCAACGCGCTTCAGTGCGTCTAGCGGGACAGTTGTGTCAACAGATGTCTCGTAAAAGATGATCACATCGCTTATAGTATTTAACTCGTGCACCTGAGAGTTGGGTACTCCGTGTTTGAGTTCCTGGAAGCACGCGgacaaaaatttgaatttttcagaGAGATCACCAATCTTATCCCCTTTTAATTGAAGTGATGAAGCCACAGAGCGAATCCTATCAGCTGCATCGGCAGGTGGTGTGTAAGATTTGTGGGGACGCagaaaactttaaataaaaattgatttaagtTACAGCTTCGTGTGAAGATAGACCACTTATTTACCCCTTAGCGGCAATAGACTCTCCGACAGCCGTAAGTGAATAAATTTTGGCGGGTTGGCTTTTTAACAGCTTAGCGGCGGAAGCGAATCCCCTTCGCATGTTTCCATCAGTCTAAAAGAGAATTAGTTTTACTTATAtgatataaattattatttttttacccACGATTAAGGTTTTACGTAAATTCGCTGCCATGACCATATCAATGtgaccagagaaaaaaaagttgaaagcCTAttgttataaatttattttaagattcgaacaattgtaaaatatattaGAGTACGTTTTGCATAAAGTTTCTGAAaccatataaaatattatgtttGGGTGAAAATTTTGATTCATACAGAAGGTGTAGTAATAATTTGTAAcagaatttgtttttaaactttagCTGGTCACActataattgattttattattctGTATTGTTTTGACAGTTCTGAGAATAAAATTATGACAGAAACTTCAGGATACAACATAACAAAAGACCCAAAACTAATAAAAAGCCGCGTTTTCTTAGGTAACATTCCAAACTGTACACGCGAAGAGATCGTAAGCATTTGTCAGCCTTACGGAAAGGTTTTGGGATCAATGGTGCAGAAAAATTATGGATTTGTACAATTTGAATCGGAGGAAATAGCCAACAAAGCTGCATCCGCATTGCACAAGTCTATATTCAAGTCAAAACAATTGACTGTAAGAAACGCCAGCCAAAAAGGAAAAGTGCCTAATTGCAATCCAAATAAAAACTCGCCTCCAAAACCTCCGCCACATGTAGCCGTTCAAGGGGGACTCGCCATGTCGGCGGTGGAAGCTGAAGATGCCCTTATTAACGACTGCGAGATTATAGTGGTTAACAGGGATAACACGTAAGCCGGTTAAAATACCAGTTAGATATGcgcaattttttaaattaactcttCATTTCAGCGAATATGCAGAGAACATTGAAGACCGTCTCAGGGGTTGTGGGATGCGAGTGGATGTGCTGTTCCCCAACGAGGACGTAATGCTAGGCAAAGTGTTGGCCAATATCTCGTCACGAGGCTGCTTGTACGCTGTAGTCGTCACACCTCAACATGAAGCCCTTAACAGCATTACTGTtaatatactttatggggttcCTGCAGAGCACCGCAATATGCCGCTAGAAGATGCCATCACCCTGATAGCCACTGACTTCAGGCTAAAGAAGCAGCGGGATGCGGTGGTCACTCCGGCACAATTCGTTCAAAGAGGACATCGCCACCCAGAGAAAATTCAGCAACTGTTAAACCGATTAGCGGACAACCATTTGTTGACTGCTTTGCAGTACGAGTGTGTCATTAAATACCTAGAAGACGAAAGGGAGGAGCAACTGAAGAAAGAGGTGGGTGAGGCAAATGCCGTGTCAAAACTGAacgctcctgacccggaaatCGTTCAGCAAAAAAAGATCCTTAACATAATGAACAAACCAGATGTTACCGACATCAAAAGTAATCTATTGTATTCTACTCTTGATGCGGTTAAAGAGGACCACCGCCTGATAGAGCTACTGTCGGATCAACGTGTCATGGCTGCATTGGAGAGTATTTACAACTCTGATGTGTTGGAGGCTGTGTCagagtttttttaaaaaatttttaaatttgaatcaAATAAACTTCGCTCGTGTTTCAATCCCATTGTTCCTTTTTACGACTCATAGTTGGTGATAGGCAATTTTGAAGCCTGGTAACACTGCCTGGTagtaatgaaaaaaaaaacaaacgcaTCGAAaagaaatatgtatatttataactATATGTAAAA contains the following coding sequences:
- the Cdc27 gene encoding cell division cycle protein 27 homolog; amino-acid sequence: MMIQEPVQAAIWHCMNYYDLKDAVFLAERLCAEVESDDTIFLLGTSYFRSNQVHQAYWLLKEKGRKSPQCRFLQAKCAYELKKFAEAESALIASGFADNKNFEELQKDFGELACFAYQLMAQICVRTERNKLAVSALRRALKLNPFMWHAFADLCLLGQDTDAASIFQIQSTDVFNTCQGSSANSMVLFGAEPHLQQQQVNQSLVNNLSNISNYILTTPVDQQQQQSQQLIQNQNQNQNHNSNLMTPINNNNNNNNLNSSISMLRGGSLMQNSSMLALLEDTPMGGFTHDSSVQQHQQLYDMSSGTPFRKQFKYLSAISPPTPSFGVMPLTSPCTGGDGSFIGAHTPVMNISSYSPMPQMLVEVNQEPKIMGKKLKTHVGGLINRKESSLNKPAVFAQAGNITPRTPNNNNVGNNGNINVAPNANAAVRRSSRLFSNSAYSVKENNKSPNITNNKFVQPRSPPRKTKSRMTKICLNNELIEEKSHHLSEKRKEKVETITSSGANNNANGRTAAEEAKVLLNNSLNNAQTMAHQLLGLKKQSADGLMALLRDLAEAYQLLSNFQCKAAIKQLETTIPKNHLNSSWVQSLIGLARYEMREYENAVTIFESIHKAEPCRLDYMEIYSSSLWHLQREVELSSLAQDLINQNKTNPVTWCVSGNCFSLQKEHETAIKFFKRAVQVDPDFVYSYTLLGHELVLTEEFDKAMDYFRAAVVRDPRHYNAWFGIGTIYSKQEKHELAEIHYVKALKINPQNSVILVHIGAMQYCMKKKDLSLQTLNTAAALDPKNPLTRFHRGSIYFSLGKYQEALRELEELKEIVPKESVVFYLIGKIHKTLGNMDLALMHFSWATDLDPKGANNQIKDAFDSMAHPSCCPANNTALDVDLEPTSERSDDSTQAQQDGSYESEY
- the mei-P22 gene encoding meiotic recombination protein P22 yields the protein MSVTSPNPSVASTYFSEFEQENECSQKRRSLRLIEKESRSLANSARTCKSPQLFGETQEECSQILCQQLCPTKIVHLKNEETANSAGASEDTLYFKPDEKVQSLHRSTRIMYLKQEKEDKKLISKASEGSGRTVNRKRKADTQPKCKPGRKRKPPAESHTLSKTIEHPPLLDTLPSTSKLPLQYPAHFVHQLPPTKEKAIFVHNQSLTTPAVQLQELCPTPESTPMLTTEGVDPPDADSDSSMTISLSDSIGEIFGTKDICTILNVECPRQYILIEDHLPAMATMLNVELSRLQSVLDIIQRLTHEQIVQFSINQDDEVQLKLNK
- the mRpL50 gene encoding large ribosomal subunit protein mL50, yielding MVMAANLRKTLITDGNMRRGFASAAKLLKSQPAKIYSLTAVGESIAAKGFLRPHKSYTPPADAADRIRSVASSLQLKGDKIGDLSEKFKFLSACFQELKHGVPNSQVHELNTISDVIIFYETSVDTTVPLDALKRVELPENLHIQYEYLRFNPETDTKFNGQTAFPKSSTLVTGLKYRGKYEGNEAKRSWP
- the Neos gene encoding uncharacterized protein Neos, encoding MTETSGYNITKDPKLIKSRVFLGNIPNCTREEIVSICQPYGKVLGSMVQKNYGFVQFESEEIANKAASALHKSIFKSKQLTVRNASQKGKVPNCNPNKNSPPKPPPHVAVQGGLAMSAVEAEDALINDCEIIVVNRDNTEYAENIEDRLRGCGMRVDVLFPNEDVMLGKVLANISSRGCLYAVVVTPQHEALNSITVNILYGVPAEHRNMPLEDAITLIATDFRLKKQRDAVVTPAQFVQRGHRHPEKIQQLLNRLADNHLLTALQYECVIKYLEDEREEQLKKEVGEANAVSKLNAPDPEIVQQKKILNIMNKPDVTDIKSNLLYSTLDAVKEDHRLIELLSDQRVMAALESIYNSDVLEAVSEFF